Proteins from a genomic interval of Lolium perenne isolate Kyuss_39 chromosome 1, Kyuss_2.0, whole genome shotgun sequence:
- the LOC127335602 gene encoding beta-amyrin 28-monooxygenase gives MEMDASVLAALAAVILVSILLLLPRLRKHHDGRRLPPGSLGLPAVGLCQTRGLRRALRGNTAEAWLQRWASAYGPVSKLTLFGFPTAFLVGPSANKFFFGSTALVTKTTMSFNRMVGWRNIRELAGDDHRRVRAMMVQFLKLEAVKSYVAAMDDEVRHHLSKEWRGHATISVMPSMKSLTFDIMCTVLFGLTRADHGTAMRELRVEFQQLLRGLWATPVDLPFTTYGKCLAASRRGRRIVARIIEERRTRLGRGGSSPSDDLIAHMLTEGLADEDIIDSVMSLMVAAHDSTASLITFLIRYLDGNRDAYAKVVAEQQEVARSKAPGEALSWKDISNMKYTWSAAMETLRLVPPVFVNFKRAVDDVEFDGHLIPKGWKVMTAASMTHLDPAVFQDPGRFEPARFDSPIPPYSFVAFGGGARMCPGNEFARVEALVAMHYIVTGFKWKLSAGCDGSFSRHPLPSPAHGLLIDIQPIHTTTATKSTELCVTE, from the coding sequence ATGGAAATGGATGCCTCCGTCCTGGCAGCTCTAGCAGCAGTAATCCTCGTTTCCATCTTGCTGCTGTTGCCACGCCTGAGAAAGCATCACGACGGTCGTCGGCTGCCTCCCGGCTCCCTGGGGCTTCCGGCCGTGGGCCTCTGCCAGACGCGGGGCCTACGCCGCGCCCTCCGCGGCAACACCGCCGAGGCATGGCTTCAGCGCTGGGCCTCCGCGTATGGCCCCGTCTCCAAGCTCACCCTCTTCGGCTTCCCCACGGCCTTCCTCGTCGGGCCCTCGGCCAACAAGTTCTTCTTCGGCAGCACCGCACTCGTCACCAAGACCACCATGTCTTTCAACCGAATGGTCGGCTGGCGGAACATCCGCGAGCTGGCCGGCGACGACCACCGACGCGTCAGGGCCATGATGGTTCAGTTCCTCAAGCTAGAAGCCGTCAAGAGCTACGTCGCTGCCATGGACGATGAGGTCAGGCACCACCTCAGCAAGGAATGGCGCGGCCACGCTACTATATCTGTGATGCCGTCGATGAAGTCGCTCACCTTCGACATCATGTGCACCGTCCTCTTCGGGCTTACGAGGGCAGACCACGGCACCGCGATGCGAGAGCTCCGTGTGGAGTTCCAGCAGTTGCTGAGGGGCCTCTGGGCAACCCCGGTGGACCTGCCCTTCACCACCTACGGCAAGTGCCTCGCCGCGAGCCGGCGCGGGCGGCGCATAGTCGCCAGGATCATAGAGGAGAGGCGCACCAGGCTGGGACGCGGTGGGAGCTCGCCGTCCGACGACCTCATCGCCCATATGCTCACCGAGGGCCTGGCTGACGAGGACATCATCGACAGCGTCATGAGCTTGATGGTGGCGGCGCACGACAGCACGGCCAGCCTCATCACCTTCCTCATCCGGTACCTCGACGGCAACAGGGACGCCTATGCCAAGGTCGTGGCCGAGCAGCAAGAGGTCGCGAGGAGCAAGGCTCCGGGTGAAGCTCTGTCGTGGAAGGACATCAGCAATATGAAGTACACGTGGTCGGCAGCCATGGAGACGCTGCGCCTTGTACCGCCTGTGTTCGTCAACTTCAAGAGGGCGGTCGACGACGTGGAGTTCGATGGCCACCTCATCCCTAAAGGTTGGAAGGTGATGACCGCCGCGAGCATGACGCATCTGGACCCGGCCGTCTTCCAGGATCCCGGCAGGTTCGAGCCGGCGAGGTTCGACAGCCCGATACCGCCCTACAGCTTCGTAGCGTTCGGCGGCGGCGCACGCATGTGCCCCGGGAACGAGTTCGCGAGGGTGGAGGCGCTGGTAGCCATGCACTATATTGTCACGGGGTTCAAGTGGAAGCTTTCCGCCGGCTGCGACGGCAGCTTCTCCAGGCACCCACTGCCGTCCCCGGCTCACGGACTCCTCATCGACATCCAACCAATACACACGACAACGGCCACCAAGAGTACTGAACTATGCGTCACCGAATGA